One Jatrophihabitans endophyticus DNA window includes the following coding sequences:
- a CDS encoding zinc-binding dehydrogenase: protein MRVIEVSEFGGPDVLTVRERPDPEPAAGQVRIDVELVEIIHLDTQLRSGWGQAYFPMRPPWVPGTGVAGTIAAVGDGVPTDRVGEPVIARTGNAGGYAERVAVPLHDVYAMPNGLDPAVATAALHDGVLALSQLAPVPLGRNTRVLVTGAAGAVGYWFVPLAKRAGATVLGAAGGPHKTAAVGELGADQVLDYAADGWTRDIAPVDVVLDGVGGDIGRAAAALLRPGGHLGAYGAASGSFGGAPDRDDVVVHGIDRDVVEADRRELTEAALHLLGTGVVRPRIGQRVPFAEAARAHEAIERRAIVGKSVLVV, encoded by the coding sequence ATGCGCGTGATCGAGGTGTCCGAGTTCGGCGGTCCCGACGTCCTGACGGTGCGGGAACGACCCGACCCGGAACCGGCGGCGGGCCAGGTACGCATCGACGTGGAGCTCGTCGAGATCATCCATCTCGACACGCAGTTGCGCTCCGGGTGGGGCCAGGCCTACTTCCCGATGCGACCACCGTGGGTGCCCGGCACGGGCGTCGCCGGCACGATCGCCGCGGTCGGTGACGGTGTGCCGACGGATCGCGTCGGCGAGCCCGTGATCGCCCGCACCGGCAACGCCGGGGGATACGCCGAACGGGTGGCGGTCCCGCTGCACGACGTCTACGCGATGCCGAACGGTCTCGACCCGGCGGTCGCGACCGCGGCCCTGCACGACGGCGTCCTCGCGTTGTCGCAGCTCGCGCCCGTGCCGCTCGGCCGGAACACCCGCGTGCTGGTCACCGGCGCGGCCGGCGCGGTGGGGTACTGGTTCGTCCCGCTGGCGAAGCGGGCGGGCGCGACGGTGCTCGGTGCCGCGGGCGGCCCGCACAAGACCGCGGCCGTGGGCGAGCTGGGCGCCGATCAGGTCCTCGACTACGCCGCGGACGGTTGGACGCGCGACATCGCGCCCGTGGACGTCGTCCTCGACGGCGTGGGCGGTGACATCGGCCGGGCCGCGGCCGCACTGCTGCGCCCCGGCGGCCACCTCGGTGCCTATGGTGCGGCGAGCGGGAGCTTCGGTGGCGCGCCCGACCGTGACGACGTCGTGGTCCACGGCATCGACCGCGACGTGGTCGAGGCCGACCGCAGGGAGCTGACCGAGGCCGCGCTGCACCTGCTCGGGACGGGGGTCGTCCGCCCCCGGATCGGGCAACGCGTGCCCTTCGCCGAGGCCGCCCGTGCCCACGAGGCCATCGAGAGGCGCGCGATCGTCGGCAAGTCCGTCCTGGTGGTGTGA
- a CDS encoding rolling circle replication-associated protein — protein MLTLTYRGSGNHDRDLLVDHLHDFWRTLRGEVGGSFPYLWVPELHPGGHGWHAHAALGAFVPIRTVRACWPHGDRIDLARKGRVGLSDAAVVERARIAARYIGKYLGKGFEESARALGRHRYECAQGFQPEVERFEAATRDELVGRLDARMGAHPLLRSWFSLPGDERQSFWLSWAVA, from the coding sequence ATGTTGACGCTGACCTATCGCGGCAGCGGGAACCATGATCGCGACCTGTTGGTTGATCATCTGCACGACTTCTGGCGGACGCTGCGTGGCGAGGTCGGGGGGTCGTTCCCGTACTTGTGGGTGCCGGAGCTACATCCTGGCGGCCACGGGTGGCACGCGCACGCTGCGCTCGGGGCGTTCGTTCCGATCCGGACCGTTCGGGCGTGCTGGCCGCATGGCGACCGTATCGATCTTGCGCGTAAGGGCCGGGTCGGCCTGTCGGACGCTGCCGTGGTCGAGCGGGCAAGGATCGCGGCTCGATACATCGGCAAGTACCTGGGCAAAGGGTTCGAGGAGTCGGCGCGGGCGCTGGGCCGTCATCGGTATGAGTGCGCGCAGGGCTTTCAGCCCGAGGTGGAACGGTTCGAGGCCGCCACCCGTGACGAGCTTGTCGGCAGGCTCGACGCGCGGATGGGTGCGCACCCGCTGTTGCGGTCGTGGTTCTCGCTGCCCGGCGACGAGCGGCAGTCGTTCTGGCTGTCCTGGGCGGTGGCGTGA
- a CDS encoding HNH endonuclease signature motif containing protein, which produces MIETVVATADDLAAWAAEATPFDGFLTPFGGFDVPELSEVGRVDALVALQRLRSWIDAQEARLFAATVAADGEKGFALDEIGCALRLSAGVVAERAHVGTELVDRLPATLAMLESGAITGRHAQALVDAVSLLDAGIATRVEQRVLSGAAEQTPAAFRRSVRRAVASCDAAGVEERHERAMIDRRVCVTPTNDGMAELWALLPADGAASLLAALNGVAGRRVAGDERTAGQRRADALVGLAAQQLTDPSLPAWQGRRPAVQVTVAATTLLGMDDEPAELDGFGPLPASIARAIAADPSGTWQRLLTDPVGQLVDCSRRYRPAAPLAEFVMARDRTCRFPRCPRPARRTELDHQIPWEDGGTTTADNLECLCSRHHHLKHQLIR; this is translated from the coding sequence ATGATCGAAACGGTGGTCGCGACGGCGGACGACCTCGCCGCCTGGGCCGCCGAGGCCACGCCCTTCGACGGGTTCCTGACCCCGTTCGGCGGGTTCGACGTGCCCGAGCTCTCCGAGGTCGGCCGGGTAGACGCGCTGGTGGCGCTGCAGCGGCTGCGGTCGTGGATCGACGCGCAGGAGGCCCGGCTGTTCGCGGCCACGGTCGCTGCCGACGGTGAGAAGGGTTTCGCGCTCGACGAGATCGGCTGCGCGCTACGGCTGTCGGCCGGGGTCGTCGCCGAGCGCGCTCACGTGGGCACCGAGCTGGTCGACCGGCTGCCCGCCACGCTCGCCATGTTGGAGTCGGGCGCGATCACAGGCCGTCATGCGCAGGCGCTGGTCGACGCCGTCTCGCTGCTCGACGCCGGCATAGCCACGCGGGTCGAGCAACGCGTGCTGTCGGGTGCGGCCGAGCAGACGCCCGCCGCGTTCCGCCGGTCGGTGCGGCGCGCGGTCGCGTCGTGCGACGCCGCCGGCGTCGAGGAGCGGCACGAGCGGGCAATGATCGACCGCCGCGTCTGCGTCACCCCGACGAACGACGGGATGGCCGAGCTGTGGGCGCTGCTGCCCGCCGACGGCGCGGCGTCACTGCTCGCGGCGCTGAACGGGGTCGCCGGCCGGCGGGTGGCCGGTGACGAACGGACCGCCGGCCAACGCCGCGCCGACGCGCTCGTCGGGCTGGCCGCGCAGCAGCTCACCGACCCGTCGCTGCCGGCATGGCAGGGGCGTCGCCCGGCCGTCCAGGTCACGGTCGCGGCCACCACGCTGCTCGGAATGGACGACGAGCCGGCCGAGCTCGACGGCTTCGGACCGCTCCCCGCCTCGATCGCCCGGGCGATCGCCGCCGACCCGTCCGGCACGTGGCAGCGGCTGCTCACCGACCCGGTCGGCCAGCTGGTCGACTGCTCCCGCCGCTACCGTCCCGCCGCTCCACTCGCCGAGTTCGTCATGGCCCGCGACCGCACCTGCCGCTTCCCGCGGTGCCCTCGTCCGGCGCGACGGACCGAGCTCGACCATCAGATTCCGTGGGAGGACGGCGGCACGACCACCGCCGACAACCTGGAATGCCTTTGTTCCCGCCACCACCACCTGAAACATCAGTTGATTCGATAA
- a CDS encoding GtrA family protein, with protein MTTLRPSSLRDRLRGSARILIKELSAFGVIGAVAFVLDIGLFTLCASLGALKAKVISTAVSTTFAYFGNRHLSFSHRARTGLGREAAYFFGINLITLAFSLLVIALFVYPLDFDHESATVLVVNVVTIGLGTIFRFWAYKRFVFLHPDRVHARTVDLDEELAE; from the coding sequence ATGACCACCCTGCGCCCGTCCTCCCTCCGCGATCGCCTTCGCGGGTCCGCGCGCATCCTGATCAAGGAACTGTCCGCGTTCGGCGTCATCGGCGCGGTCGCGTTCGTCCTCGACATCGGCTTGTTCACGCTGTGCGCGTCCTTGGGCGCGCTCAAGGCCAAGGTGATCTCGACGGCCGTGTCGACGACGTTCGCCTACTTCGGCAACCGGCACCTGTCGTTCTCGCACCGCGCGCGGACCGGGCTCGGCCGCGAGGCGGCCTACTTCTTCGGCATCAACCTGATCACGCTGGCGTTCTCGCTGCTCGTCATCGCGCTGTTCGTGTACCCGCTGGACTTCGACCACGAGAGCGCCACGGTGCTCGTCGTCAACGTCGTCACGATCGGGCTGGGCACGATCTTCCGCTTCTGGGCCTACAAGCGGTTCGTCTTCCTGCACCCGGACCGCGTGCACGCCCGCACCGTCGACCTCGACGAGGAGCTCGCCGAGTAG
- a CDS encoding type II toxin-antitoxin system PemK/MazF family toxin → MTRGPGWMLTPGDVVELDLGIPAGNEAALRRPAVVVTAARVLRGGPTVVQVVPLTRTIRASGAEVVIDPDDGNGLGARSAAQCQHVRSVATARIHEQTGNVGPVILGEVRETLSLLLDV, encoded by the coding sequence ATGACGAGAGGGCCTGGCTGGATGCTGACGCCGGGTGACGTGGTCGAACTGGATCTGGGAATCCCTGCCGGCAACGAGGCGGCGCTTCGCCGACCGGCCGTCGTCGTCACCGCGGCACGCGTCCTGCGTGGCGGTCCCACGGTGGTGCAGGTCGTCCCGCTCACGCGAACGATCAGGGCGAGTGGGGCCGAGGTGGTCATCGACCCCGACGACGGCAACGGCCTCGGCGCGCGCTCGGCTGCGCAGTGCCAGCACGTGCGCTCGGTGGCGACCGCGCGGATCCACGAGCAGACCGGGAACGTCGGGCCGGTGATCCTCGGCGAGGTCCGCGAGACCTTGTCTCTTCTGCTGGACGTGTAG
- a CDS encoding 5-(carboxyamino)imidazole ribonucleotide synthase, with product MDERTGLPVVGMVGAGQLARMTHQAAIPLGQSVRLLADSADDGAALVARDVTVGDYRELADLRSFAHGCDAVTFDHEHVPNAHIEALEADGVNVQPGSAALRFAQDKLAMRERLTALGVPCPVWAPITTAESLQRFGDDAGWPIVLKAATGGYDGKGVWVVDSVDDAAAVLASGTRLLAEEKVEIVRELAADVARSPFGQGAAWPVVETVQRDGICVEVIAPAPELDDDTGEAAQALALRIAHELGVTGVLAVELFLTARGLVVNELAMRPHNSAHWTIEGARTSQFEQHLRAVLDYPLGTPDPTARWTVMVNLLGGPEDVEPKGIDERVHHFMAHWPDVKLHLYGKQFRPGRKVGHVTVCGDDLTALRERAAAAADYLMHGGPHD from the coding sequence GTGGACGAGCGCACCGGACTGCCCGTCGTCGGCATGGTCGGCGCGGGGCAACTGGCCCGCATGACGCACCAGGCCGCGATCCCGCTGGGCCAGTCGGTCCGCCTGCTGGCCGACAGCGCGGACGACGGCGCAGCGCTCGTGGCGCGGGACGTCACCGTCGGCGACTACCGCGAGCTGGCCGACCTGCGCTCGTTCGCACACGGGTGCGACGCGGTCACCTTCGACCACGAGCACGTCCCCAACGCGCACATCGAGGCCCTCGAGGCCGACGGCGTCAACGTGCAGCCGGGGTCCGCGGCGCTGCGCTTCGCGCAGGACAAGCTCGCCATGCGCGAGCGGCTCACCGCGCTCGGCGTGCCGTGCCCGGTCTGGGCGCCGATCACCACCGCCGAGAGCCTGCAGCGCTTCGGCGACGACGCCGGCTGGCCGATCGTGCTCAAGGCCGCGACCGGGGGGTACGACGGCAAGGGCGTCTGGGTCGTCGACTCGGTCGACGACGCCGCGGCGGTCCTGGCGTCGGGGACCCGGCTGCTGGCCGAGGAGAAGGTGGAGATCGTGCGCGAGCTCGCCGCGGACGTCGCCCGCTCGCCGTTCGGGCAGGGCGCCGCCTGGCCCGTCGTCGAGACGGTGCAGCGCGACGGCATCTGCGTCGAGGTCATCGCCCCCGCCCCCGAGCTCGACGACGACACCGGCGAGGCCGCGCAGGCCCTCGCGCTGCGCATCGCGCACGAGCTGGGGGTCACCGGCGTACTGGCCGTCGAGCTCTTCCTCACCGCGCGCGGTCTCGTCGTCAACGAGCTCGCGATGCGACCGCACAACTCCGCGCACTGGACGATCGAGGGCGCGCGGACGTCACAGTTCGAGCAGCACCTGCGCGCCGTGCTCGACTACCCGCTCGGCACGCCCGACCCGACCGCCCGCTGGACGGTGATGGTCAACCTGCTCGGCGGCCCCGAGGACGTCGAGCCCAAGGGCATCGACGAGCGCGTCCATCACTTCATGGCGCACTGGCCCGACGTCAAGCTGCACCTGTACGGCAAGCAGTTCCGTCCCGGCCGCAAGGTCGGGCACGTGACCGTCTGCGGTGACGACCTGACCGCGCTCCGCGAGCGGGCCGCGGCGGCGGCCGACTACCTGATGCACGGGGGACCGCATGACTGA
- a CDS encoding recombinase family protein has protein sequence MYMPRAAAIYARISKDVTGEALGVERQLDDCRRLARELGWTVVDEYIDNDLSAFSGKLRPEYRRMFDDVKTGLRDGILSYHTDRLTRQTRELEDLISLCDANRVAVQTVRAGSLNLSDASGRMTARIVGAVARGESERMSERMKAGNKQRAEKGRPDTRGYRKYGYERDHMTIREDEAAIIREFADRLLAGESLTALTRELNDRNVPTATGRGPWYSASLRQILRSARLSAQREYQGQIVALGEWPPILSREQTARIRHLLDDPARRTLRTPSRYLLSGGLLRCGTCGGSMSGRPKEHTPSYECRKIGHNCGRVSIKAEPMEDYARDLALTALDGPDLAASLRSLEQGTTQTATLTDQLAADEQRLDELAEAFADGEVTRTQLTTATKKLTARITANRDRLAADNGHRDLSRYLGQGIRLRRDWDTMTLDQRRAVITAVFEQLTISPVLRRGQRGFDTDRIGIVWRV, from the coding sequence ATGTACATGCCCCGCGCCGCTGCGATCTACGCGCGCATCTCGAAGGACGTCACCGGCGAAGCGCTTGGCGTAGAGCGACAGCTCGATGATTGCCGACGACTGGCCCGAGAGCTTGGCTGGACCGTCGTTGACGAGTACATCGACAACGATCTGTCGGCCTTCAGCGGCAAGCTGCGTCCGGAGTACCGGCGCATGTTCGACGACGTCAAGACGGGCCTGCGCGACGGCATCCTGAGTTATCACACCGACCGGCTCACCCGGCAAACCCGCGAGCTCGAGGACCTGATCAGCCTGTGCGATGCCAACCGCGTCGCCGTGCAGACTGTTCGTGCGGGATCGCTGAACTTGTCGGATGCCTCAGGCCGGATGACAGCCCGCATCGTCGGCGCAGTCGCGCGCGGCGAGAGCGAGCGGATGAGTGAGCGAATGAAGGCCGGGAACAAACAGCGCGCCGAGAAGGGCCGACCCGACACCCGCGGCTACCGCAAGTACGGCTACGAACGCGACCACATGACCATTCGCGAGGACGAGGCCGCAATCATCCGCGAGTTCGCCGACCGGCTCTTGGCTGGGGAGAGCCTGACCGCCCTGACCCGCGAACTCAACGACCGCAACGTCCCCACCGCCACCGGACGAGGGCCCTGGTACTCAGCAAGCCTGCGACAGATCTTGCGCAGTGCCCGGCTCAGCGCACAGCGCGAGTACCAAGGACAGATCGTCGCCCTCGGTGAGTGGCCTCCGATCCTGAGCCGGGAGCAGACCGCCCGCATCCGGCACCTGCTCGACGACCCGGCACGACGCACGTTGCGGACCCCGAGTCGCTATCTGCTCTCCGGGGGATTGCTGCGCTGCGGGACGTGCGGCGGTTCGATGTCCGGGCGACCGAAGGAACACACCCCGTCCTACGAGTGCCGCAAGATCGGCCACAACTGCGGACGAGTGTCGATCAAAGCCGAACCGATGGAGGACTACGCCCGCGACCTGGCCCTGACCGCGCTCGACGGCCCCGACCTCGCCGCGAGCCTCCGCAGCTTGGAACAGGGCACCACTCAGACCGCGACCCTCACCGACCAGCTCGCCGCCGATGAGCAACGCCTCGACGAGCTGGCCGAAGCCTTCGCCGACGGCGAGGTCACAAGAACCCAGCTCACCACCGCGACCAAGAAGCTCACCGCACGGATCACCGCCAACCGCGACCGGCTCGCCGCCGACAACGGCCACCGCGACCTGTCCCGCTATCTCGGCCAAGGCATCAGACTGCGCCGCGACTGGGACACCATGACCCTCGACCAGCGGCGAGCAGTCATCACTGCCGTGTTCGAGCAACTGACGATAAGCCCGGTCCTGCGACGCGGCCAACGCGGCTTCGACACCGACCGGATCGGCATCGTCTGGCGCGTCTGA
- the purE gene encoding 5-(carboxyamino)imidazole ribonucleotide mutase: MTDVGVIMGSDSDFAVMGAAAEALAEFDVAHEVRVVSAHRTPLGMTDYAQQAAGRGLKVIIAGAGGAAHLPGMVASLTTLPVIGVPVPLKYLDGMDSLLSIVQMPAGVPVATVSIGGARNAGLLAVRILAAHDPRLAQRMTEFQHDLAAGAEAKNEALQQRLPTAPASG; encoded by the coding sequence ATGACTGACGTCGGCGTGATCATGGGTTCGGACTCGGACTTCGCGGTGATGGGGGCCGCCGCCGAGGCGCTGGCCGAGTTCGACGTCGCGCACGAGGTGCGGGTCGTCTCGGCCCACCGCACCCCCCTGGGCATGACCGACTACGCGCAGCAGGCCGCCGGCCGCGGTCTCAAGGTGATCATCGCCGGCGCCGGGGGAGCGGCCCACCTGCCCGGCATGGTCGCCTCGCTGACCACGCTGCCGGTCATCGGCGTCCCGGTGCCGCTGAAGTACCTCGACGGCATGGACTCGCTGCTCTCGATCGTGCAGATGCCCGCCGGCGTGCCCGTCGCGACGGTGTCCATCGGCGGGGCCCGGAACGCCGGACTGCTCGCCGTCCGCATCCTGGCCGCGCACGACCCGCGCCTCGCGCAGCGGATGACCGAGTTCCAGCACGATCTCGCGGCCGGCGCTGAGGCCAAGAACGAGGCGTTGCAACAGCGGCTGCCGACGGCCCCCGCATCAGGGTGA